One Sphingomonas sp. SUN039 genomic window carries:
- a CDS encoding helix-turn-helix domain-containing protein: MPYSRKSAFEQPYIDIIDRLIARRQELGITQADLGAMFGDTQSAISKIERRQRRLDVYEFVRFCRALQIAPDEILRPLYEGQP, encoded by the coding sequence ATGCCGTATTCACGCAAGTCCGCCTTCGAGCAGCCGTACATCGACATCATCGACCGGCTGATAGCGCGGCGGCAGGAACTCGGCATCACGCAAGCCGACCTCGGGGCGATGTTCGGCGACACCCAATCGGCGATCAGCAAAATCGAGCGGCGTCAGCGACGTCTTGATGTGTACGAATTCGTGAGATTCTGCCGGGCGCTCCAGATCGCGCCTGACGAGATTCTGCGTCCGTTGTATGAAGGCCAGCCATAG
- a CDS encoding helix-turn-helix domain-containing protein, with amino-acid sequence MLLDVLVSARKSAGVTQLELARRLGRPQPFVSYIERGERRIDVIEFYVIARALGCDPRALFERIASQLPKDVTI; translated from the coding sequence GTGCTGCTCGACGTGCTCGTCTCGGCAAGGAAGTCTGCGGGTGTGACCCAGCTTGAACTGGCAAGGCGCTTAGGGCGACCACAGCCGTTCGTTTCCTATATCGAGCGTGGGGAACGTCGGATCGACGTGATCGAGTTTTACGTCATTGCCCGCGCGCTTGGCTGCGATCCGCGCGCGCTGTTCGAGCGCATTGCAAGCCAATTACCCAAGGACGTGACCATATAG
- a CDS encoding ArdC family protein codes for MKSDVLSSERFDVYRAVTNTIVAAIEAGAGEFVMPWHGNGVAIAKPQNAHTHMEYHGINVIALWAQAYEQGYRSGYWGTYRQWQEVGAQVAKGERGSTIVFFKRIEEESKAQGDEPSIRLFARASRVFNADQVEGWTPPEERRQPGTGEIMESVALFVQASKADVHIGTMARYNIPGDYIEMPEIGRFIDTPTSSATQAYGATVLHELVHWAGAKHRLDRFGERLKMEDVAAEELVAEIGAAFLCADLGVSNTPRPDHAAYVGHWLQLLKNDTRAIFTASRLANQAATYLHEIVAAGEW; via the coding sequence ATGAAATCCGATGTTCTTTCGAGTGAACGGTTCGATGTATATCGTGCCGTCACCAACACTATCGTTGCCGCAATCGAAGCGGGAGCCGGTGAGTTCGTTATGCCGTGGCATGGAAACGGTGTTGCCATCGCAAAGCCGCAGAACGCTCATACGCATATGGAATATCACGGCATCAACGTCATCGCGCTTTGGGCGCAGGCGTATGAGCAGGGATATCGCAGCGGGTATTGGGGAACATACCGTCAGTGGCAGGAGGTGGGCGCTCAGGTCGCCAAGGGCGAGAGGGGTTCCACCATCGTCTTCTTCAAACGGATCGAGGAGGAGTCGAAAGCCCAAGGGGACGAGCCTTCCATTCGGCTCTTTGCCCGAGCATCAAGGGTGTTCAATGCCGATCAAGTCGAAGGTTGGACGCCGCCGGAGGAGAGGCGTCAACCGGGAACCGGCGAGATCATGGAATCGGTGGCGTTGTTCGTGCAGGCCAGTAAGGCCGACGTGCATATCGGCACGATGGCTCGCTATAATATCCCCGGCGACTATATCGAAATGCCCGAGATCGGCCGTTTCATCGACACGCCGACAAGCTCCGCCACTCAGGCATACGGCGCAACGGTCCTCCACGAACTCGTACACTGGGCCGGGGCAAAGCACCGTCTCGATAGGTTCGGTGAACGATTGAAGATGGAAGACGTTGCCGCCGAGGAATTGGTGGCCGAGATCGGTGCAGCATTCCTATGTGCCGACCTGGGCGTGAGCAACACGCCTCGTCCCGACCATGCCGCTTACGTCGGGCATTGGCTGCAACTGCTCAAAAACGATACCCGTGCGATTTTTACAGCCTCCCGGCTTGCCAATCAGGCTGCCACCTATCTGCATGAGATTGTGGCAGCGGGAGAATGGTGA
- a CDS encoding type IV secretory system conjugative DNA transfer family protein, whose amino-acid sequence MDISYFAETNSRNRFTRFGIKQTDRLSHMYMLGKTGVGKSTLIETLARSDLEHGRGFALIDPHGDLAERMRDAASLSRRPFIYLDAAARHQPYGYNPLRRVREDKIPLAVNGLLDAMKKLWGDAWGVRMEHVLRNSLYALIERDGSVLPDVLRLYGDKTFRQGVVRGIRSDVVRRFWLDEFEQLPDRLRAEMVAPIQNKLGALLTDPRLYRALVAPEIPISFRSVMDTGGILIVNLAKGRMGEDSANILGSIMVATIGLAALSRSETFISERRPFFLYVDEFQTFTTLAFANMMPEMRKVGLGLVVAHQYLHQLDDDVRHSVLGNAGTLVSFRVGPGDASVLAREFQPTFDVLDLLNLPNHAFYIKLMIDGTPSRAFSGRTFAPGAI is encoded by the coding sequence ATGGACATATCCTATTTCGCCGAAACCAACTCCCGCAACCGGTTCACGCGCTTCGGAATTAAACAGACCGACCGGCTGTCGCACATGTATATGCTGGGAAAGACCGGCGTCGGGAAATCGACGCTGATCGAGACGCTGGCGCGATCCGATCTTGAGCATGGCCGAGGGTTTGCCCTCATTGATCCACATGGCGACCTTGCTGAGCGGATGCGGGATGCCGCCAGCTTGAGCAGACGCCCGTTTATCTATCTGGACGCCGCAGCACGCCATCAGCCCTATGGATACAACCCGCTACGTCGGGTGCGCGAGGACAAGATACCGCTGGCGGTTAACGGTCTTCTCGACGCCATGAAGAAGCTATGGGGCGATGCTTGGGGCGTTCGCATGGAACACGTCCTTCGCAACTCCCTCTATGCCTTGATCGAGCGCGACGGTTCTGTCCTTCCCGATGTTCTCCGCCTCTACGGCGACAAGACATTTCGACAGGGGGTGGTGCGCGGGATTAGGAGCGACGTGGTGCGTCGCTTCTGGCTTGACGAGTTTGAACAGCTACCGGATCGTTTGCGCGCGGAGATGGTCGCACCGATTCAGAACAAGCTCGGTGCGCTCCTTACCGATCCACGATTGTATCGGGCATTGGTCGCACCTGAAATCCCCATCAGCTTCCGCTCCGTTATGGACACCGGCGGCATCTTGATCGTGAATCTCGCCAAAGGACGGATGGGTGAGGACAGCGCCAACATTCTCGGTAGCATTATGGTGGCAACGATCGGACTGGCAGCACTCAGCCGATCAGAGACGTTCATATCCGAGCGTCGTCCGTTCTTCCTGTATGTCGATGAGTTCCAGACGTTCACCACGCTCGCCTTCGCCAACATGATGCCGGAAATGAGGAAGGTGGGCTTGGGTTTGGTCGTCGCACACCAGTATCTCCATCAGCTCGACGACGACGTGCGACATTCGGTGCTGGGTAACGCAGGGACGCTCGTATCTTTTCGAGTGGGGCCGGGGGATGCCAGCGTTCTAGCTCGCGAGTTTCAGCCGACCTTCGACGTTCTCGATCTGCTCAATCTGCCCAACCATGCCTTCTATATCAAGCTGATGATCGACGGGACACCAAGCAGGGCGTTTAGTGGTCGGACATTTGCACCGGGCGCTATTTGA